A portion of the Krasilnikovia cinnamomea genome contains these proteins:
- a CDS encoding SWIM zinc finger family protein, which translates to MPVERWTTAEPDGTADLGGAAQPPDVPRWNDARVAALAPDAGSLRAARAVSGAGHWAATGLLGEILWGLCRGSGSSPYQVCVDLAGPAYRCSCPSRKIPCKHALGLLLRWVDGPDLPTEPAPAFAAEWQAARAARAARAATPPGGAPADPAGAHQRARQRAERVAAGMTELRRWLDDQVQQGLAAAEQAGHRPYETMAARLVDAQAPAAATAVRRLGGLVGVGPLWADRLLGELGLLRLLVAGHERLDELPPGLAATVRARIGFPVATDDVLSGPRVTDRWQVLGQVETDDGALTTRRTWLRGADSGRFALVLAFAAAGQSLNPDFAPGTELRADLCFYPGTTPLRALVAERHSAAVAYAAPAGALPARAALAGWAAALASDPWRHDAPVLLAGVTPTGTGWVVDTTGEALPLAPGHHEPWWLLAAAGGAPATLAAEWSPAGLRPLAAWVGGRHIPAPAPLFDSRGPDLPPELPSDLLAAALLGTARRPWTQPGARLAGRTLAGPTPPASASSGSAPSAPASLLDAAATALAYGRAGTTPATGHRPVAAAPPEQAAPLPTAAADRLLRLVDGDAPGGAQAVQELLAQWLAAAARRGGHVPPQALPALLEAGRRNATLRPALGMVAGRRGGWLAAQRADWRWLLDEAPGAAAAEPEVWRTGSPGERLAYLARMRADDPDAARDQLVAGWDTEAPEERARFVAALSAGLSAADEAFLERVLDDPRREVREAALELLRRLPASGLSRRMARRAHAAVRLERTRGGERLVVDPPQTLDPALRRDGVGATPARGMGIGAWLLEEVVAGTPLDTWTTALHRDPAAVVELGRGHDWATPLLHGWAKAAIAQRDPAWAAALLAADSRRGAAGLREAVRWDLHLILPPAELGRLAADALRREDHVAHRLLAVHPGRWPDELAVAVIETIAHRARTDRHSWQLGELCRAAAMAMPTGYAGAVARLAAELDAEPADPSRVRPVAELARTLTFRHEMLQELQ; encoded by the coding sequence GTGCCCGTTGAACGATGGACGACCGCCGAGCCGGACGGCACCGCCGACCTAGGTGGTGCGGCCCAGCCGCCGGACGTGCCTCGGTGGAACGACGCGCGGGTCGCCGCGCTGGCCCCCGACGCAGGCTCGTTGCGGGCCGCCCGCGCGGTGAGCGGTGCCGGCCACTGGGCGGCCACCGGCCTGCTCGGCGAGATCCTCTGGGGACTGTGCCGGGGCAGCGGCAGCAGCCCCTATCAGGTCTGCGTGGACCTGGCCGGTCCCGCGTACCGGTGTTCCTGCCCGAGCCGCAAGATCCCCTGCAAGCACGCGCTGGGTCTGCTGCTGCGCTGGGTGGACGGTCCCGACCTGCCGACGGAGCCGGCGCCGGCGTTCGCGGCCGAGTGGCAGGCGGCGCGGGCCGCCCGGGCCGCCCGGGCCGCCACACCGCCCGGCGGCGCCCCGGCCGACCCCGCCGGGGCACACCAGCGGGCCCGGCAACGCGCGGAACGCGTGGCGGCCGGGATGACCGAGCTGCGCCGCTGGCTCGACGACCAGGTGCAGCAGGGTCTGGCCGCGGCGGAGCAGGCGGGTCACCGGCCGTACGAGACGATGGCCGCCCGGCTGGTCGACGCGCAGGCACCCGCGGCCGCCACCGCCGTCCGGCGCCTCGGCGGCCTGGTCGGCGTCGGTCCACTGTGGGCTGACCGGCTGCTCGGGGAGCTGGGTCTGCTGCGCCTGCTGGTGGCCGGGCACGAGCGGCTCGACGAGCTGCCGCCCGGCCTGGCCGCCACGGTCCGGGCGCGCATCGGCTTCCCGGTGGCCACCGACGACGTGCTCTCCGGTCCCCGGGTCACCGACCGCTGGCAGGTGCTCGGCCAGGTGGAGACCGACGACGGCGCGCTGACCACCCGGCGGACGTGGCTGCGCGGCGCCGACAGTGGACGGTTCGCCCTCGTGCTGGCGTTCGCGGCGGCCGGCCAGTCGCTCAACCCCGACTTCGCGCCCGGCACCGAGCTGCGCGCCGACCTGTGCTTCTATCCCGGCACGACACCGCTGCGCGCCCTGGTCGCCGAGCGGCACAGCGCCGCGGTGGCCTACGCCGCGCCAGCCGGTGCGCTGCCCGCCCGGGCCGCCCTGGCCGGATGGGCGGCCGCGCTGGCGTCCGATCCGTGGCGTCATGACGCGCCGGTGCTGCTGGCCGGTGTGACACCGACCGGGACGGGCTGGGTGGTCGACACCACCGGCGAGGCGCTGCCGCTGGCACCCGGCCACCACGAGCCGTGGTGGCTGCTGGCGGCGGCGGGCGGCGCACCGGCCACCCTGGCCGCCGAGTGGAGCCCGGCCGGGCTGCGACCCCTCGCCGCCTGGGTCGGCGGGCGGCACATTCCGGCCCCCGCTCCCCTGTTCGACTCCCGCGGCCCCGATCTGCCGCCCGAGCTACCGTCCGACCTGCTCGCGGCGGCGCTGCTGGGTACGGCCCGCCGCCCGTGGACACAGCCCGGCGCACGCCTCGCCGGGCGCACGCTCGCCGGGCCCACTCCACCAGCATCCGCCTCGTCCGGATCTGCGCCGTCAGCGCCGGCGTCGTTGTTGGACGCCGCCGCCACCGCGCTGGCCTACGGGCGGGCGGGCACCACCCCGGCCACCGGTCACCGGCCAGTGGCGGCCGCTCCCCCGGAGCAGGCCGCACCGCTGCCCACGGCGGCCGCGGACCGCCTGCTGCGGCTCGTCGACGGCGACGCTCCCGGCGGCGCCCAGGCGGTGCAGGAGCTGCTGGCCCAGTGGCTGGCGGCGGCGGCGCGGCGCGGCGGGCACGTACCACCGCAGGCCCTGCCCGCGCTGCTGGAGGCCGGGCGGCGCAACGCCACCCTGCGGCCCGCCCTGGGGATGGTCGCGGGGCGGCGCGGCGGCTGGCTCGCCGCGCAGCGGGCGGACTGGCGGTGGCTGCTCGACGAGGCACCCGGCGCCGCCGCCGCCGAACCGGAGGTGTGGCGGACCGGGTCGCCCGGCGAACGGCTGGCGTACCTGGCCCGGATGCGGGCCGACGACCCGGACGCGGCGCGGGACCAGCTGGTGGCCGGCTGGGACACCGAGGCACCCGAGGAACGCGCCCGGTTCGTGGCCGCGCTGTCCGCCGGTCTGTCGGCGGCCGACGAGGCGTTCCTCGAACGGGTGCTCGACGATCCCCGCCGGGAGGTTCGCGAGGCCGCGCTGGAGTTGCTGCGCCGGCTGCCCGCCTCCGGGCTGAGCCGGCGGATGGCGCGGCGGGCACACGCCGCCGTCCGGCTGGAGCGGACACGCGGCGGTGAGCGGCTCGTGGTCGACCCCCCGCAGACCCTGGACCCGGCGCTGCGCCGCGACGGCGTGGGCGCCACCCCGGCCCGGGGCATGGGCATCGGGGCCTGGCTCCTGGAAGAGGTCGTGGCCGGGACCCCGCTCGACACGTGGACCACCGCCCTGCACCGTGACCCGGCGGCCGTCGTGGAGCTCGGCCGGGGACACGACTGGGCGACCCCGCTGCTGCACGGCTGGGCGAAAGCGGCGATCGCCCAGCGCGACCCGGCGTGGGCGGCCGCGCTGCTGGCCGCCGACTCCCGGCGCGGCGCCGCGGGCCTGCGCGAGGCGGTGCGCTGGGATCTGCACCTCATCCTGCCGCCCGCCGAGCTGGGCCGCCTCGCCGCCGACGCGCTGCGCCGGGAGGACCACGTCGCGCACCGGCTGCTGGCCGTCCACCCGGGACGGTGGCCCGACGAGCTGGCCGTGGCGGTGATCGAGACGATCGCGCACCGTGCCCGTACCGACCGGCACAGCTGGCAGCTCGGGGAGCTGTGCCGGGCCGCCGCCATGGCCATGCCGACCGGGTACGCCGGGGCCGTGGCCCGGCTCGCCGCCGAACTGGACGCCGAACCCGCCGACCCGTCCCGGGTCCGCCCGGTCGCCGAGCTGGCCCGGACCCTCACCTTCCGCCACGAGATGCTTCAGGAGTTGCAGTGA
- a CDS encoding ATP-binding protein, which yields MTVLRPHAEDQYAEELALLAAADDRPRPPGWRLSPQAVVTYLLGDGAKVSPKYVGPRRLIEVAVSTLATDRALLLLGVPGTAKTWVSEHLAAAVSGNSTLLVQGTAGTPEEAIRYGWNYARLLADGPTEAALVPSPVMRAMQRGAIARVEELTRVPSDVQDALITVLSEKSLPVPELNTEVQAQRGFNLIATANDRDRGVNELSSALRRRFNTVVLPVPASADDEVEIVARRVAQLGRALELPEVPAALDEIRRVVTVFRELRGGLTEDGRTKLKSPTGTLSPAEAISVVTNGLALAAHFGDGRLRAADVAAGIVGAVVKDPVSDRVVWREYLETVVRERPDWSDFYRAARDA from the coding sequence GTGACCGTTCTGCGCCCGCACGCCGAGGACCAGTACGCCGAGGAGCTGGCCCTGCTGGCCGCCGCCGACGACCGGCCCCGCCCGCCCGGCTGGCGGCTGTCCCCCCAGGCCGTGGTCACCTACCTGCTCGGCGACGGGGCGAAGGTGTCCCCCAAGTACGTGGGCCCGCGCCGGCTCATCGAGGTGGCGGTGTCCACGCTGGCCACCGACCGGGCGCTGCTGCTGCTCGGCGTGCCCGGCACCGCCAAGACGTGGGTGTCCGAACACCTGGCCGCCGCGGTCTCCGGCAACTCGACGCTGCTCGTGCAGGGCACGGCCGGCACGCCCGAGGAGGCCATCCGGTACGGCTGGAACTACGCCCGCCTGCTGGCCGACGGCCCCACGGAGGCCGCGCTGGTGCCCAGCCCGGTGATGCGGGCGATGCAACGCGGCGCGATCGCCCGGGTGGAGGAGCTGACCCGGGTCCCCTCCGACGTGCAGGACGCGCTGATCACCGTACTGTCGGAGAAGTCGCTGCCCGTGCCCGAGCTGAACACCGAGGTGCAGGCGCAGCGCGGGTTCAACCTCATCGCCACCGCCAACGACCGTGACCGGGGCGTCAACGAGCTCTCCAGCGCGCTGCGCCGCCGGTTCAACACGGTGGTGCTGCCCGTCCCGGCGTCCGCGGACGACGAGGTCGAGATCGTGGCCCGCCGGGTGGCCCAGCTGGGCCGGGCGCTGGAGTTGCCCGAGGTGCCGGCCGCGCTGGACGAGATCCGGCGGGTGGTCACCGTGTTCCGGGAGCTGCGCGGCGGGCTCACCGAGGACGGCCGGACGAAGCTCAAGTCCCCCACCGGCACGCTGTCGCCCGCCGAGGCGATCTCGGTGGTGACCAACGGCTTGGCGCTGGCGGCCCACTTCGGCGACGGGCGGCTGCGGGCCGCCGACGTCGCCGCCGGCATCGTCGGCGCGGTCGTCAAGGACCCGGTCTCCGACCGCGTGGTGTGGCGCGAGTACCTCGAGACCGTCGTGCGGGAACGCCCCGACTGGAGCGACTTCTACCGCGCCGCCCGCGATGCCTGA
- a CDS encoding DUF5682 family protein has product MPERLYGIRHHGPGSARALVQELDRQRPDIVLIEGPPEADELVRWVADEQLAPPVALLGYAVDDPRRAAFWPFAVFSPEWQAMRWAVTHGVPVRFFDLPYAYHAAGGLADAPEGPGVRGRSRPADPIGELAAAAGYDDPERWWEDVVEHRGMPAFAAIAEAMTALRESTVDDPEDLVREAYMRTVLREVRRTRENLAVVCGAWHVPALARRIPAKDDAALLKGRRKTKVACTWVPWTYGRLATASGYGAGVRSPGWYHHLFATAEEVVPRWLVEAAGVLRAEGVPTSSAHVIEATRLAEALATLRGRPLAGLAEVTEAAEAVMCDGEPLRTELIGRRLIVGERLGGVPEAMPAVPLARDLAAQQRSVRLKPEPAERVLELDLRRDIDLRRSRLLHRLRRIGVPWGEPEAGRRGTGTFREAWRLRWQPEFAVRLVEYSMYGTTVSAAATARVTDAAGAAASLAEVTALVEACLLADLGEAYPPVLSALDAHAAADADVGHLMAALPALARTLRYGDVRRTDVAGLAAVTTSLFDRVCAGLPAAAGAVADSAARELRGHLDGVHAAVALLDDAPLRQRWFATLATVAARADLHGLLAGRITRLLHDAGLLDEAEVRRRLRLPLTVGTPPAHGAAWVEGFLAGGGLLLVHDEALLRLLDAWLADIPADAFDEVLPLLRRTFGGFAAGERRAIGERVAGASASGASTGTAMGPLDHDRAAILLPTLSALLGHEIQARETSDERL; this is encoded by the coding sequence ATGCCTGAACGGTTGTACGGCATCCGCCATCACGGTCCCGGCTCGGCCCGCGCGCTGGTGCAGGAGCTGGACCGCCAGCGCCCGGACATCGTGCTGATCGAGGGCCCGCCCGAGGCGGACGAGCTGGTGCGCTGGGTCGCCGACGAGCAGCTGGCGCCGCCCGTGGCGCTGCTCGGGTACGCCGTCGACGACCCGCGCCGGGCCGCGTTCTGGCCGTTCGCCGTGTTCTCACCGGAGTGGCAGGCGATGCGCTGGGCGGTGACGCACGGTGTGCCGGTGCGCTTCTTCGACCTGCCGTACGCGTACCACGCGGCCGGTGGCCTGGCGGACGCGCCCGAGGGGCCGGGGGTGCGGGGCCGGTCCCGCCCGGCCGACCCGATCGGGGAGCTGGCCGCCGCGGCCGGGTACGACGACCCGGAACGCTGGTGGGAGGACGTGGTCGAACACCGGGGCATGCCCGCGTTCGCGGCGATCGCCGAGGCCATGACCGCCCTGCGCGAGTCCACCGTGGACGATCCCGAGGATCTGGTCCGTGAGGCGTATATGCGCACCGTGCTGCGGGAGGTGCGCCGTACCCGGGAGAATTTGGCCGTGGTGTGCGGCGCCTGGCACGTACCGGCGCTGGCCCGCCGGATCCCGGCCAAGGACGACGCGGCGCTGCTCAAGGGCCGCCGCAAGACGAAGGTCGCGTGCACCTGGGTGCCCTGGACGTACGGGCGGCTGGCCACGGCGTCCGGCTACGGCGCCGGGGTGCGCTCCCCCGGCTGGTACCACCACCTGTTCGCCACGGCGGAGGAGGTCGTGCCCCGCTGGCTGGTGGAGGCCGCCGGGGTGCTGCGGGCCGAAGGGGTGCCCACCTCGTCGGCGCACGTCATCGAGGCGACCCGGCTGGCCGAGGCGCTGGCCACGCTGCGCGGGCGGCCGCTGGCCGGGCTGGCCGAGGTGACCGAGGCGGCCGAGGCCGTGATGTGCGACGGTGAGCCGCTGCGGACCGAGCTGATCGGCCGCCGGCTCATCGTCGGCGAGCGGCTCGGCGGGGTCCCGGAGGCGATGCCGGCCGTGCCGCTGGCCCGCGATCTGGCGGCGCAGCAGCGGTCCGTACGCCTGAAGCCGGAGCCCGCCGAGCGGGTGCTGGAGCTGGACCTGCGCCGCGACATCGACCTGCGGCGCAGCCGGCTGCTGCACCGGCTGCGCCGGATCGGCGTGCCGTGGGGCGAGCCGGAGGCGGGCCGGCGCGGCACGGGCACGTTCCGGGAGGCGTGGCGGCTGCGGTGGCAGCCGGAGTTCGCGGTCCGGCTCGTGGAGTACAGCATGTACGGCACGACGGTGAGCGCCGCGGCCACCGCGCGGGTCACCGACGCCGCCGGTGCGGCCGCCTCGCTGGCGGAGGTGACCGCGCTGGTGGAGGCATGCCTGCTGGCGGATCTCGGCGAGGCGTATCCGCCGGTGCTGTCGGCGTTGGACGCCCACGCGGCCGCGGACGCCGACGTCGGTCACCTGATGGCCGCCCTCCCGGCCCTGGCCCGCACCCTGCGGTACGGCGACGTCCGCCGCACCGACGTGGCCGGGCTCGCCGCCGTGACCACCAGCCTGTTCGACCGGGTCTGCGCGGGCCTGCCCGCGGCGGCCGGCGCGGTGGCCGACTCCGCGGCGCGGGAGCTGCGCGGGCACCTGGACGGCGTGCATGCCGCGGTGGCGCTGCTCGACGACGCGCCCCTGCGGCAACGGTGGTTCGCCACGCTGGCCACCGTGGCCGCCCGCGCCGACCTGCACGGGCTGCTGGCGGGCCGGATCACCCGGCTGCTGCACGACGCCGGACTCCTCGACGAGGCCGAGGTGCGCCGGCGGCTGCGGCTGCCGCTGACCGTCGGGACGCCCCCGGCGCACGGGGCCGCCTGGGTCGAGGGTTTCCTGGCCGGCGGCGGGTTGCTGCTGGTGCACGACGAGGCGCTGCTGCGTCTGCTGGACGCGTGGCTGGCCGACATCCCGGCCGACGCGTTCGACGAGGTGCTGCCGCTGCTGCGCCGCACGTTCGGCGGGTTCGCGGCGGGTGAGCGGCGGGCCATCGGCGAACGGGTGGCCGGCGCTTCGGCGTCCGGCGCAAGCACCGGCACCGCGATGGGGCCGCTCGACCACGACCGGGCGGCGATCCTACTGCCGACCCTCAGCGCCCTGCTGGGCCACGAGATCCAGGCGCGGGAGACATCAGATGAACGACTCTGA
- a CDS encoding VWA domain-containing protein, which yields MTDPDHRERLRRWRLVLGGPAEDSLGAATGRDGAMDAALAALYDAPEDGDGDRRAGRAGGLGGSAPRVARWLGDIREYFPSTVVQVMQADAIERLELTRLLLEPEMLAAVEPDVHLVGTLLSLNRVMPAEAKQAARRVVRTVVDDLERRLAQRTRAAVAGALNRAARIRRPRHADIDWDRTIRANLRHYQVAHRTVIPQRLIGYGRRASAVHRDVVLCVDQSGSMASSVVFAGVFAAVLASVRSLRTSLVVFDTAVVDLTEQLSDPVEVLFGTQLGGGTDINRALAYTRQLVTRPRDTIVVLVSDLYEGGSREQMLRRVAELTTAGVQVVALLALSDEGAPAYDHENAAALAALGVPAFACTPDAFPELMAAAIERRDLVAFAQRHTMG from the coding sequence ATGACCGATCCTGACCACCGGGAGCGACTGCGCCGCTGGCGGCTCGTGCTCGGCGGCCCGGCCGAGGACTCCCTCGGCGCCGCCACCGGCCGCGACGGCGCCATGGACGCCGCGCTGGCCGCGCTGTACGACGCCCCCGAGGACGGCGACGGTGACCGGCGCGCGGGCCGCGCGGGCGGGCTCGGCGGTTCCGCCCCCCGCGTCGCGCGCTGGCTCGGCGACATCCGGGAGTACTTCCCCAGCACGGTGGTGCAGGTCATGCAGGCCGACGCGATCGAGCGGCTGGAGCTGACCCGGCTGCTGCTGGAGCCGGAGATGCTGGCGGCGGTGGAGCCCGACGTGCACCTCGTGGGCACCCTGCTGTCGCTCAACCGGGTCATGCCCGCCGAGGCCAAGCAGGCGGCCCGGCGGGTGGTCCGCACGGTCGTCGACGACCTGGAGCGGCGCCTCGCCCAGCGCACCCGCGCGGCGGTCGCGGGCGCGCTGAACCGGGCGGCCCGGATCCGCCGTCCCCGGCACGCCGACATCGACTGGGACCGTACGATCCGCGCGAATCTGCGGCACTACCAGGTGGCACATCGGACGGTGATCCCGCAGCGGCTGATCGGCTACGGCCGCCGCGCCTCGGCGGTGCACCGCGACGTCGTGCTCTGCGTCGACCAGTCCGGCTCGATGGCCTCCTCGGTGGTCTTCGCGGGGGTGTTCGCGGCCGTGCTCGCCTCGGTGCGGTCCCTGCGGACCTCGCTGGTGGTCTTCGACACCGCGGTGGTCGACCTGACGGAGCAGCTCAGCGATCCGGTCGAGGTGCTGTTCGGCACCCAACTGGGCGGTGGCACGGACATCAACCGGGCGCTGGCGTACACCCGGCAACTCGTCACGCGGCCCCGGGACACCATCGTGGTGCTGGTCAGCGACCTGTACGAGGGCGGCTCCCGGGAACAGATGCTGCGCCGGGTGGCGGAGTTGACCACCGCCGGGGTGCAGGTGGTGGCGCTGCTGGCGCTCTCGGACGAGGGGGCTCCGGCGTACGACCACGAGAACGCGGCGGCGCTCGCGGCGCTCGGGGTCCCCGCGTTCGCCTGCACGCCGGACGCGTTCCCGGAGCTGATGGCGGCGGCGATCGAGCGGCGCGACCTCGTGGCGTTCGCCCAACGCCACACTATGGGCTAA
- a CDS encoding nitroreductase family deazaflavin-dependent oxidoreductase, with amino-acid sequence MPLTGEYEPSPTDWARKQAESYEETGGAEAGTLRGLPVVVLTSVGARTGKLRKTPLMRVEHDGRYAVVGSLGGAPKHPVWVYNVRKHPRVELQDGADRRDYLAHETEGAERDQWWERAVAAFPDYADYQRKTERVIPVFVLTPATD; translated from the coding sequence ATGCCATTGACCGGAGAGTACGAACCCAGCCCTACGGACTGGGCCCGCAAACAGGCCGAGTCGTACGAGGAGACCGGCGGCGCCGAGGCCGGCACCCTCCGGGGCCTGCCCGTCGTGGTGCTGACCTCGGTGGGGGCCAGGACCGGCAAGCTGCGCAAGACCCCGCTCATGCGGGTGGAGCACGACGGCCGGTACGCGGTGGTCGGCTCGCTGGGCGGCGCCCCGAAGCACCCGGTGTGGGTGTACAACGTGCGCAAGCACCCGCGGGTGGAGTTGCAGGACGGCGCCGACCGGCGCGACTATCTCGCACACGAGACCGAAGGCGCGGAGCGCGACCAGTGGTGGGAACGGGCGGTCGCCGCGTTCCCCGACTACGCGGATTACCAGCGCAAGACCGAGCGGGTCATCCCGGTGTTCGTGCTCACTCCCGCCACGGACTGA